CACTCCCGGACGGAGTCCTCGACCTCGCCGACGAGCAGCAGATGGAAGGCGTCGGTGCGGCGCGACGCGGCCAGCGCCTCCAGGAAGAAGCCGACGCCCTTCTTGACCTTGAGCTGGCCGATGAGCCCGATCGTCCGGCGCCCGGGGGCGACGTTCTCCTCCCGCCAGGCCCGGCCCCGCTCCCGCTCGGACGGCAGCACCCGCCACTGCGCCGTGTCGACGCTGTTGGCGACGAACGCGACCGCCGCGTCCGGGGCGAGCGCCGACACCAGCGGCGCGTGCGAGCGGGCGACGACGCACACGCGGGACGAGGCGCGCAGCGCGTCCGCCAGCACGCCGCGCCGCCGCATCGAGAAGGCGCCGACGTCGATGTCGTTGCCGCGCAGCAGCGTCACCAGCGGCGCGCCGAGCAGCGCGGACAGGACGGGCGCGGCGAGCATCGCGTACACGCCGCCGAACGCCACGACGTGGCCGTACCCGGTCAGGTTCTCGGCGGTGACCGTCGTCCACAGGCGGCGCAGCGCGTGCTCGGAGTCGTCCCCGAGCGGCGCGGTGACGAGCCGGCCGCCGTGCTCCCGCGACACGCCCCACGGTCGTGACCGCCGGGTCAGGTGGGCGACGTCGACCTCGGTCCCGGCGGCCCGCAGGCCCCGCACGATCCGGTCGCACGACTGCGCCATGCCGCCCCGGCTCGGCGGGTAGTGCTCGGTGATCCACAGGACGCGGTGCATCAGCTGTCCACGAAGCCGGTGTCGTCGTCCGGTCCCCAGTCGCCGCCGTAGGAGTAGTCGTCGCCCGGGTTGAAGGCGCCGCGGTCGTACTGGTCGAACGAGGAGTACCAGTATCCGTCGTTGTAGGCCTGCGAGCTGCCCTGGTAGTACTCGCGCCGGTAGCCGTGCGTCCAGCCCGGGTGGTGCGGGTCCTGCGTCCGGTACCCCTGAGCCGCGGCGCACTCGGGGCACAGCGCGTTGGGCCCGGCGTGCTCGCCGCACACGGGACGGCCGCACTGCGGGCACGCCGCCACAGCGGACCGGCCGCAGCGTCCGAGCACGAAGAACCCCGTGGTCACGGTGCAGCGGTTCATGTGGTCCTCCTCGCGGCCGTGCCGGGCGGCGTCCACCGGAACGGCTCCGTCGACACCTGCAATATCCGGTCCACCAGGATCCTGTCCTCCACCGGCCCGGGGAACTTCCCGCTCGCGCGGACCACCAGCCGCCGGCCCTGCTTCACCTGCACCCTCACCCAGCGGGGCGGCGGCGACGCGGGCCGCCGGACGGCCGCGTCCTTGGCCAGCCGCCGGGTGACCCGCACGAGCTGGACCGTCTTCGACTTGCTCTTGAACTTGATCTTGCCGCGCGCGTTCTTCTTGCGGTACTTGCGGTTGCGCACCCGGTCGGTGACCGAGAGCTCGATGACGCTGCCGTCGCGCAGCTCCGCCCGCATCCGCAGCCACGGGTCGATCGCGTACCACTGCTTGAGCCCCGAGATCGGGGGCCGGGAGGGGAGGTCCTGCATCGGACCGTTCTTCTCAGGCACGCGCGTCCCGCGCATGTCCGCCGACACCGACAGCACCCCGTCGGGGGGCATGTCGGCCGACAGCACCCGCAGCAGCGGCACGAGCACGCCCGGGACACGATCGTGCAGCCGCCACCGGCGCCGCCGCACGTGCGCCCCGTGCTGCGCGAGGCTCTGGATCATCGGCTCCCAGTCGTCCCGCCTCAGCGAGACGGAGAAGCCCTTCTCCAAGGTCAGCGCCTTGTGCAGGGGATGGAACCGCTCGATGGCGGCCTTCTGCTTACGCCAGAACATGACGAACCACCTATCGACCCCGTGTCAGCGTGCGGTAGACCTCGGCCAGCCGGGCGCGCGACCGCGCCCAGGTCAGGCTCTCCTCGATGTGCGCGCGGCCCCTCCGCCCCATCTCCGCGGCCTCATCCGGGTACTCCAGCAGGATCCGGACGGCCCGGGCCAGCTCGGCGGGACGGTCCGCCGGGACCAGGCGCCCGTGCCGTCCGTCCGCCATCAACTCGCGGACGGCGGGCAGGTCCGAGGCGACCACCGGGACGCCCGCCGCCATCGACTCGATCACCTTCAGCGGCGCGCACCCCTGGTCCAGGTTGCGGGCGCAGCCGGTCAGCGGCGCCACCGACACCTCGGCGTGCGCGAGCCACGCGGCGACCTCGTGGTGCGGCAGCGTGAACCTCCAGTCGACCCGCTCGGCGACGCCGATGCGCTCGGCCAGCCGCCGCACCGGCTTGGCCCGCCGCTCCGGGACGGACGCGCAGACCACCAGCCGCAGACCGGGCATGTCGGCGAGCCGCGCGAACGCGCGCATCAGCACGTCCAGGCCCTGCCAGGGCTGGAGCGCGCCGACGTAGACGAGATACCGCTCGGGCGCGTCCGCGGGACGCCGCGGCCTGCCGACGACGTCGGCGCCGTTCGGGACGAGGTGGATCCGGCCGTCCGGCACCCCGAGGCCACGGACCGCCTCGCCGATCACCCGCGACGGCACCACCACCGCGTCGCTGCGCTCCAGGCAGAACCGCTCCAGCTCGCGGATCTTGCCGAGCGCGGCGGGCGCGGCCCAGGGCCAGGTGTGGCTCATCTCGATGGACGGCAGCCCGTTGACCTCGTACACGACCTTGTGGCGCCGCCCGTCCGCGACCGCCGGAAGCGCGCTCCACGGGTCACGCACGTGGCAGACCTCCAGCGTCTCCCAGTGCGGCCGCAGATGGGCCGCGACCCAGCCGGAGAACGCCTCGGCCCGGTCGATCAGGTTGGGGACCGCGGCGTCGAACCGCGCGACCTCCCGCGTCCCCTCCCGCTGGTAGCGCGGCAGGTCGCCGCCGCCGATCGCGGCGAGCAGACCGCCCCCGAACCGCGTGAAGAGCTCGTCGGCCATCTGCGCGATGTGGACCGCCGACCCCTTGCTGGACGGGAACCGGTCGAACGCGACGTACGCCGCCCTGTGCCGCATGGGCCCGTGCTGGCCGGCACCGTCCTTCATCCGACCGCCGCCCCCTCCGGCACCGTCCGCAGCCCCCGGTGCCAGGCGATCTGGTCCGCGAGGCCCTCGGCGAGGTCCGTCGCGGCCGTCCAGCCGAGCAGCTCCCGGGCGCGGGACGTGTCGGCCCAGGTGCGCGTCGCGTCCCCGGCCACGGGCGTCTCGCGCCGGATCTGCGCCGGGACGCCCAGCGCGCCGGTGAGCGACGCGATCGCGTCGCGGACCGCCACGTGCTCGGGATGCCCGACGTTGACGGCGACGCCGGGCGGAAGATCCTCGGCCGCCGCCGCCAGCGTGGCCGCGACGACGTCCCGCACGTGCGTGAAGCTCCTGGAGCTGCGCCCGTCACCGAACACCGGCAGCGGGCGCCCTTCCAGCGCCGCCTCGACGAACCGGTGGAACGCCATGTCGGGCCGCTGCCGGGGCCCGTAGACGGAGAAGTACCTGAGCAGGACGGTCCGCAGCCCGCTTCCGGCGGCCGTCCGCGCGAGCCGCTCCGCCTTCGCCTTGCTGACCGCGTACGGGCTGGCCGGCTTCAGCGGATCGTCCTCCCGGTTCGGACGCCGCCCCGCCGACCCGTACACCGACGAGCTCGACGCGACGACCACCTTCGGGCGCGAGCGGGGCGGCCGCTGCACGCAGGCCGCGAGCAGGCGCCGCGTCGCCGCCACGTTGTCCCGCTCGACGACCGCCTTGCCCGGACCCCACGAGTCGCGCACCCCGGGACGTCCCGCCAGGTGCACCACGACGTCCGCGGCCGAGACGGCGGCGAGATCGTCCACCGCCAGGTCGAGTTCGGCGGCGACGACCCCGGGCCTGGTCGCGACCCTCGCCCACGTCCGCCGGGCGACGCCGGGACTCAGCGAACGCTCGGGCGCGTCGACGGCCAGCACCTCGTGCCCCGCCCCCGAGAACGCGTCGACGACATGGCTTCCGATGAACCCCGCCGCACCAGTGACCACCACCCGCACCCGGGCACTTTATCCATGACATCCCGAAAGGGGACAGGGGGTCTCGTCCCTGCCCACATGGGACTCCCCACCGGGACACGGGGACACGGGCTTCGCCCCGGTGCCGAGACCAAAAAGGTGGCCGGACTGACGTCCGGCCACCAAAACGGCCCTCACCGCGTCAGCGGCGAAGTCCGGTCAGCTCTGGCTCGTGCCCCCCTGGGGCTTGGTGCCGCCCCCGGGGTGGGTCCCGTCCGTGTTGTTCTCGGCGAGTTCCAGCGCCTTGAAGCCCGCGTCCCGGACCTGCTGGTCGCTGCTCGTGATCATGTCCACGCCGGTGTTCCACGTCTTGGCGTCGTGTGTGTCGCCCATACAGATCACAACCTTGGGTCGTCTGGTTTCAGCCTCGCGAACGCGAGGCGACCCGGTCCTTGGCGACCGGGTCGACGACCATCCTAAACGATCTTGAAGGTCGGTGCCCCGGGCAGGTCGTGCGGAGACGGGAGGGGCGAGCACCGGACCGCCGTGTCCGCGCGGTTCAGCGGGGGCGGGCCACGCGGGTCTCGTCCCAGACGGGCTCCGCCGACTCGTACACCGAGCCGTCGGACCCGAACACCAGGTGCCGGTCGAAGGCCCGGGCGAACCAGCGGTCGTGGGTCACCGCGACGACCGTGCCCTCGTACGACTCCAGACCCTCCTGGAGCGCTTCGGCGCTGGCCAGGTCGAGGTTGTCGGTCGGCTCGTCCAGCAGGAGCAGGGTGGCGCCGCCGAGCTCCAGCAGCAGGATCTGCAGGCGGGCCTGCTGGCCCCCGGAGAGCGTCTCGAACGGCTGCTCGGCGCACACGTTCAGCTCGTAGCGCGTGAGCGCGCTCATCGCGTCGTTCCGCAGCCGCGCGTGCTCGGTCATGACGATCTCGCACGGGGTGCGTCCGGCCAGGTCGGGACGGGCGTGGGTCTGCGCGAACAGGCCCGGCACCACCCGCGCGCCGAGGCGGGCCGCCCCCGTGTGCGCGACGGGCCTCACCGGGACCGCGCCGCGCGGGAGCGCCTCGGCGACGGCCGCGAGGAGCCGCAGGAAATGCGACTTCCCGGAGCCGTTCGACCCCAGGACGGCGACGCGCTCGCCGTACCAGACCTCGGTGTCGAACGGCTTCATCAGACCCGTCAGTTCGAGCCTCTCGCAGACCACCGCGCGCTTGCCGGTCCTGCCTCCGCGCAGGCGCATCCTCAGGTTCTGGTCGCGCGGCGGGACCTCGGGCGGCCCGGCCTCCTCGAACTTGCGGAGCCGGGTCTGCGCCGCCCGGTAGCGGGACGCGAAACCGTCGTTCACCGTGGCCTTGGTCCGCAGGGTGTTGACCAGCTCCTTGAGCTTGGCGTGCTCCTCGTCCCAGCGGCGCCGCAGCTCCTCCAGGCGCTCGTTGCGGTCGCGGCGGGCGGCGGCGTAGGTGGAGAACCCGCCGCCGTGGACCCACACCCGGGACGCCTCGACGGTGACGATCCGGTCGGCGGAGCGGTCGAGCAGCTCGCGGTCGTGCGACACCAGCAGGACGGTCTTCGGCGTCTCCCGCAGCCGCTCCTCCAGCCACCGCTTGCCGGGGACGTCGAGGTAGTTGTCGGGCTCGTCCAGGAGAAGGACCTCGTCGGGGCCGCGGAGCAGGGCCTCCAGCGCGAGCCGCTTCTGCTCGCCGCCCGACAGGGTGCGGACCTCGCGCCACCGGCACGAGTCGTAGGGGACGCCGAGGGCCGCTACGCAGCACGCGTCCCAGAGCACCTCGGCCTCGTAGCCGCCCGCGTCGCCCCAGCCCGCGAGGGCCGTGGCGTAGCGGAGCTGGGCGGGCTCGTCGTCGCGCTCCATCATCACCAGCTCGGCCGCCTCCACCGCGGCCGCCGCCTCCCGCACCCGGGGCGGCGCCAGCGACAGAAGGAGGTCGTGCACGCTCGACTCGTCCCGCACGCTGCCGATGAACTGGCGCATGACGCCGACGCCCCCGCTGTGCGCGACGGTCCCGGACTGCGGCGCCAGGTCGCCCGCGATCAGGCGCAGCAGAGTCGTCTTCCCCGCGCCGTTCGGGCCCACCAGGGCCGCCGTGACGCCGTCGCCGACACGGAAGGAGACGTCGTCGAGCAGCATCCGGCCGTCCGGCAGCACATGGCCGACGTGGCCCACCTCGACGTGTCCCATGCAGCCGAGTGTCGAGAACCCCGCCCCGGACCGTCAATCCAATTAACGACGAGATCCCTCAGGAGTGCCCCATGGAACCTCTCACCTCAGACTTCAAGGACATCGACCGGCTCCTGGTGCTGGGCAGGTCCATCAGCGTCGTCGTCCACGCCGAAGAGGATCGCGCTGGACTCGGAGCCCACATCGAGGCCGTCGGCAGCGCGTTCCGGACCGAGGCCGAGAGGGCCGGGCCGGAGCGGTGCGGCCGCCGTCCGGTCAACCGGCGAGCAGCGCCCGGACGTGGTCGACCACGGAGTCGAGGGCGATCTTGGACGTGTCGCCCGTCGCGCGCACCGTGACCTCGGCGGCGCCCTCGGCAAGGCCGCGCCGCCCGACGGTCACGCGGAACGGGATGCCGGTCAGTTCCGCGTCCCGGAACTTCACGCCCGCGCGCTCGGGCCGGTCGTCGATCACCACCTCGACGCCCGCCGCCGACAGGCCCGCGTAGACCTCCTCCGCCGCCGCGGCCACGCCGGCGTCGTCGGACTGGGCGGTCACGACGGTGACCTGGAAGGGCGCGACCGCCACCGGCCACACGATCCCGCGCTCGTCGTGGTGGGTCTCGACGATCGCGGCCATCGCCCGCTCGATCCCGATCCCGTAACTCCCCATGATCACCGGAACGGAGCGGCCGTCGGCGTCCAGCACCTCGACGCCGAGCGCGCGGGAGTAGCGGTCGCCCAGCTTGAAGATGTGCCCGACCTCGATCGCCCGCAGGACCTCCAGGCGCTCGCCGCAGCGGACGCAGGCCTCGCCCTCCGCGACCTCGCGCAGGTCGGCCCAGGCGCCGACCCCGATGTCGCGCTCGACGTCGACGCCGCGCAGGTGGACATCGTCGACGTTGGCGCCGGTGAACATGTCGCGGCGGCCGCGCAGGGCCTCGTCCGCGATCACCGGAAGGGCCGCGCCGACCGCGCCGAGGCTGCCGGGGAGCGCGCCGAGGGCGTCCTGGATCTCCGCCGGCTCGGCGGCGCGGATCCCGGCGGCCCCCGTCGCGTCGACGAGCTTCTGCTCGTTGAGCGGGTGGTCGCCGCGCAGCAGCACGAGGGTCGGCGCGCCGTCCAGGACGTACACGAGCGTCTTGACCTGCCGGTCGGCGGGCGCGCCGTAGGCGAGCAGGTCCTCGATGGTGCGGACGCCCGGCGTGTCGAAGGGCTCCGGCGCGGCCGGGCCCGGCCCGTCCTGCGCGGCGGGCAGCGCCGACGTCGCCCGCTCGATGTTGGCCGCGTACCCGCAGGCCGGGCAGCGGACGACGAGGTCCTCGCCGGTCTCCGCCGGGCACATGAACTCGGTGGAGTCCGAACCGCCCATGGTGCCGCTGGACGCCTCGCACGCCAGCGCCGGCAGGCCCAGCCGCTCGAAGATCCGCGTGTAGGCGCCGAGGTAGGCCTCGAACGAGGCGTCCAGGCCGGCGCCGTCCACGTCGAAGCTGTAGGCGTCCTTCATCGTGAACTCGCGGGTCCGCAGGAGGCCGCCCTTGGGGCGCGGCTCGTCCCGGAACTTCGTCTGGACCTGGTACCACTGCTGCGGCAGCCGCCGGTAGGAGTCCAGCTCGCGGGCGACCGTCGCGAAGATCTCCTCGTGCGTCAGGCCGAGGGCGTGCTCGGCGCCGCGCCGGTCGCGCAGCCGGAACAGCTCCGGACCGATCAGGTCCCAGCGGCCCGACCGCCGCCACGGCTCGGCCGGGTGCATCGCCGGCAGCAGCATCTCCTGCGCGCCGACCGCGTCCATCTCCGCCCGGACGATCTGAATGATCTTCGCTCGGACGCGCACCGCCAGCGGCAGCAGCGAGTAGTGGCCCGCCGTGAGCTGCCGGACGTATCCGGCGCGCAGCAGCAGCCGGTGGCTCGGCGCGTCGGCCTCCGCGGGGTCCTCCCGCAGCGTGGGCGCGAACATCTGGGACCAGCGCATCACGCGAGCCTAGCGAAGGTGACCTGACCAAGGAGTGATGGTCAGTACCCTTGGGGCCGTGAGTCGAGAAGGTGTGACGCCGCAGAGCGAGGATTTCTCCGCCTGGTACAACGAGCTGGTGGTGCAGGCCCAGCTCGTCGACCGCGGACCGGTTCGCGGCACGATGGTCATCCGCCCGTACGGTTACCGGGTGTGGGAGCTGCTCCAGGCCGACCTGGACCGGCGCATCAAGGAGGCGGGGCACGACAACGCCTGCTTCCCGATGTTCATCCCGGAGTCCTACCTCAAGCGCGAGGCCGAGCACGTCGAGGGCTTCTCCCCGGAGCTGGCGGTCGTCACGCACGCCGGCGGCAAGGACCTGGAGGAGCCGCTGATCGTGCGGCCGACCTCCGAGACGGTCATCGGCGAGTACATGGCCAAGTGGATCGACTCGCACCGCGACCTGCCGCTGCTGCTGAACCAGTGGGCGAACGTCGTCCGGTGGGAGATGCGCCCCCGGATGTTCCTGCGCACCACCGAGTTCCTCTGGCAGGAGGGCCACACCGCCCACGCCGACGAGGACGACGCGATGCGCGAGACGATGTGGGCGCTCGACGCCTACGCGAGCGTCGCGCGGGATCTGGCGGCGATCCCGGTCGTGTCGGGGGAGAAGACGCCCGGCGAGCGGTTCGCGGGCGCCGTGCGCACCTACACGATCGAGGCGATGATGCGCGACGGCCGGGCCCTGCAGTCCGGCACGTCCCACTACCTCGGCACCAACTTCGCCAAGGCCTTCGAGATCCAGTACCAGGACGAGCAGGGCAAGCTGACCCTCGCCCACACCACGTCCTGGGGCATGAGCACCCGCATGATCGGCGGCGTGATCATGACGCACGGGGACGACAAGGGCCTGGTGATGCCGCCGCGGCTCGCGCCCTACCAGGTCGTCATCGTGCCGATCGGCCGCAAGGAGCAGGGCGAGCAGGCCGCGGCCGAGGCCCGCCGGCTCGGCGCGGCGATCAAGGCGACGGGCATCCGGGTGCACGTCGACGACAACCGCCCGCAACTGTCGCCCGGCTTCAAGTTCAACGAGTGGGAGATGCGCGGCGTCCCCATCCGCATCGAACTCGGCAAGCGCGACATCGAGAACGGCGTCGCGACCGTCGTCCGGCGGCTCCCGACCGTCGAGGGGCAGGGCAAGGAGCAGATCCCGCTCGACAAGGTGCCCGAGGTGCTGCCCGGGATGCTCGCCGACTTCCAGTCGTTCCTGCTGGCCAGGGCCGAGAAGTTCCGCGAGGACAACACCGCCGTCGTGGACGGCTGGGACGCGTTCGCCGCGCAGGTCGCCACCGGCTGGGCCCGCGCGTTCCACTGCGGCGACACCGCCTGCGAGGACGACATCAAGGCCGAGACCGCCGCGACCCCGCGCGTCATCGCCACCGACGCGCCCGAGGAGACCGGCGTCTGCGTGAAGTGCGACCGCCCGTCCGCCTACGGCAAGCGCGTCATCTTCGGCCGCGCCTACTGAGGACGCGTCCGGCCGCGCATTCCGCGGCCGCGGCAGGGCGGGCCCGTCGTGGACGGACCCGCCCTGCGGCGTCAAGGGGGAGTGCCGGTCCGCCACGGCCCGGGTCAGGCGTCCTTCGCCGAGCGGGCCTCCGCTCGCCGCCTCGTCAGGTACGGCTGGACGAACCACGCCCACCCGCACAGGAGCACCGCGACCACGACCGTGGCGAAGGTGGCGGCCGCCTTCTCCGACAGCGCCTGGACGACCAGCGTGGTCGCGGCCGTCATCGAGACGCCCAGCGCGAAGGCGCCGGCGATCCCGAACCGGTTCGCGCGCCGGATCAGCAGCGCCTTCTGCCCGAGCCGGAACAGGATCCGGTGCTGGATCACGGGGGCGATGAAGCAGACGGACGCGAGCCCCGCCCCGAACAGCGAGACGTAGAACAGCGCCCGGCCCGTGTCGCCGACCTTCGTGTCGAAACGCGCCGAGAACGGGACGGTCAGCAGGAACGCGAACAGCACCTGCACGCCGGTGGTCGCGACGCGGAAGCCCTGGAGGAGTTCCATCAGCTGCCGGTCCAGCCGCTCGTGCTCGGTCTCGTTGCGGAATCTGCGCGAGGGGTCGACGCTCATGGATGGCGTTTACCCCGGCAAAACGCCCGTCAGTCGCGCGGCTGAAACGTTCTAGCCGAGCGTCGGCGGCTCCACCCGCAGCGCCAGCATGGACACGTCGTCGCGCAGGTCGCCGTCGCAGTAGTCGAGCAGCGCCCGCTCCACCCCGGCGAGCATCTCCTCCGGCGGCTTTCCGGCGTGCCCGGCGAGCGCCTCCAGCAGCCGCTCCTGGCCGAACTCCTGCCGCGTCATGTCGCACGCCTCCAGGACCCCGTCCGAATGCAGGATCAGCGTGTCTCCGACGGACAGGTCGATCGTGTCGAGCCCGGCCTCGAAGTCCTCGAACAGGCCGAGCGGGACGCCGCCGCGCGACGCCGACCTGATCACCCCGTCGGCGCGGACGACGATCGCCGGGGGATGGCCCGCGGTGCCGAGCGACACGGTGATCCGCTCGGTCTCCAGCGTCAGGCTCGCCATCACGGCGGTGACGAACCGGTCCTCGTCCAGCAGGGCCTCGTTCACGGTCGCGAGCACGTCGCCGGGACGGGCCTTCCACCGCGACGCGAGCCGGACGCAGTGCCGGGCGGTCGACGTCACGGCCGCCGCGTCCTCGCCCTTGCCGCACACGTCGCCGAGGACGAGCCCCCACCCGTTCTCCGTGCGGAACACGTCGTAGAAGTCGCCGCCCACCTCCGAGCCGTGCGTGGACGTCAGGTACCGGGCGGCCACGCTCACCCCCGGGATGGACGGGAGCGTCTTCGGCAGCAGCCCGGCCTGCAGCGTGTCCGCCACCTCGGCGCGGCGCCGGTAGAGCCGCGCGGCGCGGATCACCAGGGCCAGGTAGCGGCCGAGCCGCTGCACGACCCCGAGGTCCATGAGGTCGAACGGGCCGTACTCGCCGCTGGCCGCCAGCGTGATCGTGCCGATGGCGCGGTCGCCGTCCTCGATGGGGACGCTCAGCACCGACGTCACGCCGATCTTGCCGCAGACCGGCAGCCCGTCCGGGCACATGCCGAGCACGTCGAGGTCCTCCACGTGCGGGCGCAGCGCGCTCTGCCGGGTGACGAACACGTCGTGGGGGAGCGTGTCCTCGGCGGGGTCCACCTCTTCGAGCATCCTCGCGGCCTCGACGGACCGCTCGTCCTCGGGGCCCATCACGACCTGGCGGCGCAGCGCGGGTGCGGCGCCCGCCCTGGTCGCGCCGGCCGGCGCGCCGCCCGGCGCGCCGGCCCCGGGGCCGGTCAGGTCGATGAACGCCCAGTCCGCCAGCTCGGCGGCCAGCAGCCGGGCGCAGCGCCGGACGGCCACGGTCTCGTTGAAGACCGGCTCGTCCAGCAGCAGCTCGCTGGCGGTGGCGAGGACGTCCATCCGGTGCACGATCGTGGCCACGGCCTCGTCGTCGCCCTGCCCGCCGTCGGCGGCCCGCACCCGGGCGGCGCCCGCCGCCGGGGCCCTGGACGCCGCGGGCCCGCCGTCGTCGGCGGGAGTGGTCGTCGGCCCGGCGGCCACCACGACCATCGGGTCGGGCTCGCCGCGGATCCACACGCGCGCCACCGTCAGCACGGCGTCGATCGGATGGTCGCGGCCGAGGAACCGCACGTTGACGCGGCGCCGCTGCCCCGTCCGGATCGCCGCCGCCAGCTGCGACCGGACCGCCGCCCGGGTCGCCATGTCGCAGAAGGCCGTGAACTGCTTGCCCGACACGTATCCCGCCGACGTGCCGAGCAGCGTGGCCGCCTGCCGGTTGACGCGGCGGACGTTCGTCGTCCGGTCGAGCAGGAACAGCGGCACGGGGGCGTCCTGGAAGACGGTGCGCAGCACGCGCCGCTCGTTCTCGGCGGCGGCGGACCCGCCCGCCTCGCCGGACTGCTCGCCGCCCATCGTGCGCAGCACGGTCAGCGCCAGCTCGAGCTCGACCAGCGCCGCGTCGAGCGTGGCGCGCAGGTCGGGCTCGGGCACGCCGGCGGCCTGGCGCAGCTCGCCGATGCGTCCTTCGAGATCCGAGATCTCCCGTAGGAGGGACTCGGGCTCGAGCTGGTCAGGCCGATCGTGCATCTGGTCTCCTTTCGTCCGCGTCACCACGGTGGAACCAGGGCGGCTCCCGCCCGTCCCGGGCCGGACACCGTTCTACGGGGCCGCTTCACGCAGCCTATGCTCCCCGCCCGCACCTAGGGCAGGCCCTGATGACCGACGATACGCTGGGCGAGCGCGGTGAGCTTCACGTGGCGCGTCTGTGAGATGCGACGCATCTCGGCGAATGCCTCGTCGGCATCGCAACCGAGCGCGTGCATGAGAATTCCCTTGGCCTGATCGACCACCGCACGCGCCTCGACGGCGGCCTGGAGCTGGACGGCCGTGCGGTGCACGTCGTCGTACTGCCGGCTGTTCGAGAAGGCCGCGGTGCCCTGCGCGACCAGCAGCGACGCGATCGCGTGCCGCTCGGAGCCGAGCGACTTCGGCGTCACCCCGTACAGGGTGAGCGTGACGAGGACCGGGGGGTTCAGGTGCGGGCTCGTGGTGAAGCAGCGCACCCCGCGGCGCAGCATGTCCGACATGGCCTCGGGCCAGCGGGTCTCGGCGAGGATGTCGTCGGAGGTCCGCGCCCGGCGGTCGGCCACCACGTCGAATAGCGGCCCGTGCCCGCGGGACAGCTGCCGGTCGGTCACCTCGGCGAGGTCGGGATGGCTGGCCGCGGCGGCCAGCGGTTCGGGCCGGTTCTCCTCCGCGGCGGCGCCGCGCCCGTCCCGCAGGGGCATGTCCGGCATGCCGCTCGACCGCTCGGGGATGACGACCGTGGAGCCCGCGCCGCCGTACGTGCTCGGCAGCGCCCAGCGCACGGTCGCGGCGCCCGCGCATCCGGGCACGGCGCGAGCCGCGAGCTCGGTCACCCGGTGCAGGGTGCCCACGTCGGACGACTCCCCGACCATGCCCAGCCGGGCGATCTCCAGCGCGAGCTGGTCCGTCAGGACCGTTTCGGTGGGCGTCACCTTTCCGAGAGTAGCCTGCCCCAGGGGATGCGCAGGCGGGCCTTGCTCGGCCGGGCGGCCCTGGTGCCTCATGAGGGGTCCTAGTTGTTCGGCGGCGCCTTGCTGATCTCCGGCAGCGGGCCGGAGTCGCCGTTCGCCAGGGCCAGGTCGCCGATGCACACGATCCCGACGGGGTGGTGCTCGGCGTCCACGACCGGCAGGCGCCGGACGGCGTGCTCGCTCATCAGCCGCGCCACCGTGTCGGTGTCGTCCTCGGGGTGGACGGTGGTCAGCTCCGCCGTGCACACGTCGCCGAGCGGGGTGAGCGAGGTGTCGCGGCTCTCGGCCACCGCGCGGATCACGATGTCGC
The sequence above is a segment of the Actinomadura coerulea genome. Coding sequences within it:
- the proS gene encoding proline--tRNA ligase, with the translated sequence MSREGVTPQSEDFSAWYNELVVQAQLVDRGPVRGTMVIRPYGYRVWELLQADLDRRIKEAGHDNACFPMFIPESYLKREAEHVEGFSPELAVVTHAGGKDLEEPLIVRPTSETVIGEYMAKWIDSHRDLPLLLNQWANVVRWEMRPRMFLRTTEFLWQEGHTAHADEDDAMRETMWALDAYASVARDLAAIPVVSGEKTPGERFAGAVRTYTIEAMMRDGRALQSGTSHYLGTNFAKAFEIQYQDEQGKLTLAHTTSWGMSTRMIGGVIMTHGDDKGLVMPPRLAPYQVVIVPIGRKEQGEQAAAEARRLGAAIKATGIRVHVDDNRPQLSPGFKFNEWEMRGVPIRIELGKRDIENGVATVVRRLPTVEGQGKEQIPLDKVPEVLPGMLADFQSFLLARAEKFREDNTAVVDGWDAFAAQVATGWARAFHCGDTACEDDIKAETAATPRVIATDAPEETGVCVKCDRPSAYGKRVIFGRAY
- a CDS encoding DUF6328 family protein, whose product is MSVDPSRRFRNETEHERLDRQLMELLQGFRVATTGVQVLFAFLLTVPFSARFDTKVGDTGRALFYVSLFGAGLASVCFIAPVIQHRILFRLGQKALLIRRANRFGIAGAFALGVSMTAATTLVVQALSEKAAATFATVVVAVLLCGWAWFVQPYLTRRRAEARSAKDA
- a CDS encoding SpoIIE family protein phosphatase, producing the protein MHDRPDQLEPESLLREISDLEGRIGELRQAAGVPEPDLRATLDAALVELELALTVLRTMGGEQSGEAGGSAAAENERRVLRTVFQDAPVPLFLLDRTTNVRRVNRQAATLLGTSAGYVSGKQFTAFCDMATRAAVRSQLAAAIRTGQRRRVNVRFLGRDHPIDAVLTVARVWIRGEPDPMVVVAAGPTTTPADDGGPAASRAPAAGAARVRAADGGQGDDEAVATIVHRMDVLATASELLLDEPVFNETVAVRRCARLLAAELADWAFIDLTGPGAGAPGGAPAGATRAGAAPALRRQVVMGPEDERSVEAARMLEEVDPAEDTLPHDVFVTRQSALRPHVEDLDVLGMCPDGLPVCGKIGVTSVLSVPIEDGDRAIGTITLAASGEYGPFDLMDLGVVQRLGRYLALVIRAARLYRRRAEVADTLQAGLLPKTLPSIPGVSVAARYLTSTHGSEVGGDFYDVFRTENGWGLVLGDVCGKGEDAAAVTSTARHCVRLASRWKARPGDVLATVNEALLDEDRFVTAVMASLTLETERITVSLGTAGHPPAIVVRADGVIRSASRGGVPLGLFEDFEAGLDTIDLSVGDTLILHSDGVLEACDMTRQEFGQERLLEALAGHAGKPPEEMLAGVERALLDYCDGDLRDDVSMLALRVEPPTLG
- a CDS encoding ANTAR domain-containing protein, which produces MTPTETVLTDQLALEIARLGMVGESSDVGTLHRVTELAARAVPGCAGAATVRWALPSTYGGAGSTVVIPERSSGMPDMPLRDGRGAAAEENRPEPLAAAASHPDLAEVTDRQLSRGHGPLFDVVADRRARTSDDILAETRWPEAMSDMLRRGVRCFTTSPHLNPPVLVTLTLYGVTPKSLGSERHAIASLLVAQGTAAFSNSRQYDDVHRTAVQLQAAVEARAVVDQAKGILMHALGCDADEAFAEMRRISQTRHVKLTALAQRIVGHQGLP
- a CDS encoding CBS domain-containing protein, producing the protein MSSRVSDVMTAAPQSLPLDATLYEAARIMRDEGIGDVLVTYAGRLCGLVTDRDIVIRAVAESRDTSLTPLGDVCTAELTTVHPEDDTDTVARLMSEHAVRRLPVVDAEHHPVGIVCIGDLALANGDSGPLPEISKAPPNN